The following are encoded together in the Zingiber officinale cultivar Zhangliang chromosome 8A, Zo_v1.1, whole genome shotgun sequence genome:
- the LOC122012174 gene encoding uncharacterized protein LOC122012174 isoform X2: MKKGVWVIFFAVLARILLDADRYASAAETNGTVTDTNIHVANPDTDKTIIVGKENKSPNLDKASQKNVNESLQGMRDKSLDEPKPASYGENHSVTTSTTPPLEDFLMEGCDSSDSCIDEKDKFVACLRVPGEDSTHLSLLIRNKGTKALDVKIVAPHLVHPEDTLVNVKPNLDREVKVFVKNGASDTTITLLAKDVAFAGAAWLSIRFWRKHASRYQKIDTVLPVSAGGTKEADESDDWDDSWGDGWDDEAPKTPSKPVSTPSSNGLASRKLNKDGWKD, encoded by the exons ATGAAGAAGGGGGTATGGGTTATCTTCTTCGCTGTTCTTGCACGGATCCTGCTCGACGCCGATCGATACGCTAGCGCAGCAGAG ACCAATGGCACTGTGACGGATACCAACATTCACGTTGCTAATCCTGATACTGATAAGACGATCATtgttggcaaagaaaataagagtCCTAATCTGGATAAAGCATCCCAAAAGAATGTGAATGAAAGTTTACAAGGGATGAGAGATAAGTCATTGGATGAGCCAAAGCCAGCAAGTTATGGTGAAAACCACAGTGTTACAACCTCTACAACACCACCACTGGAAGATTTCCTTATGGAAGGGTGTGATTCATCAGATAGTTGCATTGATGAGAAGGATAAATTTGTTGCTTGCCTCAGAGTCCCTGGTGAAG ATTCTACACACCTTTCACTTCTGATAAGGAACAAAGGGACAAAAGCCCTTGATGTTAAGATTGTTGCCCCTCATCTTGTCCATCCTGAGGATACGTTGGTCAATGTTAAACCAAATCTTGACAGGGAG GTGAAAGTTTTTGTCAAAAATGGCGCAAGCGACACAACAATCACTCTTCTTGCAAAAGATG TTGCCTTTGCTGGAGCTGCTTGGTTATCCATCAGATTCTGGCGCAAGCATGCTTCCAGATACCAGAAGATAGACACAGTGCTGCCTGTTTCGGCTGGTGGAACTAAGGAAGCTGATGAGTCAGATGATTGGGACGACAGTTGGGGAGATGGTTGGGATGATGAGGCACCTAAAACACCTTCAAAGCCCGTGTCGACTCCATCCTCCAACGGTCTTGCatcaaggaaattaaacaaagaTGGTTGGAAGGATTAG
- the LOC122012174 gene encoding uncharacterized protein LOC122012174 isoform X3, with the protein MKKGVWVIFFAVLARILLDADRYASAAETNGTVTDTNIHVANPDTDKTIIVGKENKSPNLDKASQKNVNESLQGMRDKSLDEPKPASYGENHSVTTSTTPPLEDFLMEGCDSSDSCIDEKDKFVACLRVPGEDSTHLSLLIRNKGTKALDVKIVAPHLVHPEDTLVNVKPNLDREVKVFVKNGASDTTITLLAKDASFLLQLPLLELLGYPSDSGASMLPDTRR; encoded by the exons ATGAAGAAGGGGGTATGGGTTATCTTCTTCGCTGTTCTTGCACGGATCCTGCTCGACGCCGATCGATACGCTAGCGCAGCAGAG ACCAATGGCACTGTGACGGATACCAACATTCACGTTGCTAATCCTGATACTGATAAGACGATCATtgttggcaaagaaaataagagtCCTAATCTGGATAAAGCATCCCAAAAGAATGTGAATGAAAGTTTACAAGGGATGAGAGATAAGTCATTGGATGAGCCAAAGCCAGCAAGTTATGGTGAAAACCACAGTGTTACAACCTCTACAACACCACCACTGGAAGATTTCCTTATGGAAGGGTGTGATTCATCAGATAGTTGCATTGATGAGAAGGATAAATTTGTTGCTTGCCTCAGAGTCCCTGGTGAAG ATTCTACACACCTTTCACTTCTGATAAGGAACAAAGGGACAAAAGCCCTTGATGTTAAGATTGTTGCCCCTCATCTTGTCCATCCTGAGGATACGTTGGTCAATGTTAAACCAAATCTTGACAGGGAG GTGAAAGTTTTTGTCAAAAATGGCGCAAGCGACACAACAATCACTCTTCTTGCAAAAGATG CATCTTTCTTACTGCAGTTGCCTTTGCTGGAGCTGCTTGGTTATCCATCAGATTCTGGCGCAAGCATGCTTCCAGATACCAGAAGATAG
- the LOC122012174 gene encoding uncharacterized protein LOC122012174 isoform X1 — translation MKKGVWVIFFAVLARILLDADRYASAAETNGTVTDTNIHVANPDTDKTIIVGKENKSPNLDKASQKNVNESLQGMRDKSLDEPKPASYGENHSVTTSTTPPLEDFLMEGCDSSDSCIDEKDKFVACLRVPGEDSTHLSLLIRNKGTKALDVKIVAPHLVHPEDTLVNVKPNLDREVKVFVKNGASDTTITLLAKDGNCSLKFQNTILISLKNGTPRMPNYLSLFSISIFLTAVAFAGAAWLSIRFWRKHASRYQKIDTVLPVSAGGTKEADESDDWDDSWGDGWDDEAPKTPSKPVSTPSSNGLASRKLNKDGWKD, via the exons ATGAAGAAGGGGGTATGGGTTATCTTCTTCGCTGTTCTTGCACGGATCCTGCTCGACGCCGATCGATACGCTAGCGCAGCAGAG ACCAATGGCACTGTGACGGATACCAACATTCACGTTGCTAATCCTGATACTGATAAGACGATCATtgttggcaaagaaaataagagtCCTAATCTGGATAAAGCATCCCAAAAGAATGTGAATGAAAGTTTACAAGGGATGAGAGATAAGTCATTGGATGAGCCAAAGCCAGCAAGTTATGGTGAAAACCACAGTGTTACAACCTCTACAACACCACCACTGGAAGATTTCCTTATGGAAGGGTGTGATTCATCAGATAGTTGCATTGATGAGAAGGATAAATTTGTTGCTTGCCTCAGAGTCCCTGGTGAAG ATTCTACACACCTTTCACTTCTGATAAGGAACAAAGGGACAAAAGCCCTTGATGTTAAGATTGTTGCCCCTCATCTTGTCCATCCTGAGGATACGTTGGTCAATGTTAAACCAAATCTTGACAGGGAG GTGAAAGTTTTTGTCAAAAATGGCGCAAGCGACACAACAATCACTCTTCTTGCAAAAGATGGTAATTGCAGCCTCAAATTTCAGAATACAATCTTAATTTCCCTCAAGAATGGAACCCCTCGAATGCCCAACTATCTCAGTCTCTTCTCCATTAGCATCTTTCTTACTGCAGTTGCCTTTGCTGGAGCTGCTTGGTTATCCATCAGATTCTGGCGCAAGCATGCTTCCAGATACCAGAAGATAGACACAGTGCTGCCTGTTTCGGCTGGTGGAACTAAGGAAGCTGATGAGTCAGATGATTGGGACGACAGTTGGGGAGATGGTTGGGATGATGAGGCACCTAAAACACCTTCAAAGCCCGTGTCGACTCCATCCTCCAACGGTCTTGCatcaaggaaattaaacaaagaTGGTTGGAAGGATTAG